GAGGCCGCGCTGCTCGACTGGCGCGACCGGCACGGCGGCACGCTCACGCGCGTCGCGCTGGCCGGCGCGGCGCCGCTCGGCGGCTTCGACACCTGGCGCCCGGCGCTGCCCGTCACGCTCTACGAGGTCCGCAAGCCGCTCGCGGACGGCGGCGCATGACCTCGCACGACACGCCTCGCGCCGCCATGCGCGTGCTGCTGCTCGGCGGCACCGGCGACGCGCTGAAGATCGCGCGCACGCTGCCGGCCTCCGACGTCTACAGCCTCGCCGGGCTCGGCAGGATCCCCGACGATCTGGCCTGCGAGGTGCGCGTGGGCGGCTTCGGCGGCGCCGACGGGCTGGCCGCCTGGCTGCGCGAGGCCGGCATCGGCCTGGTGGCCGACGCCACGCATCCGTATGCCGCGCGCATCAGCGCGAACGCGGCGGCCGCCTGCGCGGCCACCGGCACGCCTTACTGGGCGCTGCGCCGCCCGGCCTGGGCCGCGCGCGACGGCGACGACTGGCGCCTGGTGCGCGACTGGTCCGGCGTGGCCGCCGCGATCGCGCCGTTCGCGCGGCCGTTCTTCACGCTCGGCCGCGAGCCGCTCGCGCATCTGGACGAGATTGCCGCGCACCAGCACTGGACCGTCCGCTGCCTCGACGCGCATCCCGGCAACGCGCGCGCGAACGTGATCGCCGCGCGCGGGCCGTTCGAGCTGTCCGCCGAGCGTGCATTGTTCGCGCTGCTCGGGGTGGACGTACTGGTCAGCAAGATGAGCGGGGGCGCGGCGACCGAGGCGAAGCTCGAGGTCGCGCGCGAGCGGCGCATCCCGGTCGTGATGATCGAGCGGCCGACGCTGCCCGAGGCCGGGCGTCGTTTCGACGATCCGGCCGCGCTGGCCGACGCGCTCGCCGCTTGGCGCGCGTCGTGATGCCGGGCGCGGAAGCCGGCCGGACCGCATGCCCGGCGCCATGCCATTCCAACGGAGAACACGACAGATGACGGTGTATTTCATCGGCGCGGGGCCGGGCGACCCCGAGCTGATCACGGTGAAGGGCCAGCGCCTCGTGCGCAGCTGCCCGGTGATCCTCTATGCCGGCTCGCTGGTGCCGGCGGCGGTGCTCGACGGCCATCGCGCCGAAACGGTGGTCAATACGGCCGAGCTGGACCTCGACGCGATCGTCGCGCTGCTCGCCGACGCGCATGCGAAGGGGCAGGACGTGGCGCGCGTGCATTCGGGCGACCCGTCGCTGTACGGCGCGATCGGCGAGCAGATCCGCCGCCTTCGCGCACTCGGGATTCCCTACGAGATCGTGCCCGGCGTGACCGCCACCGCGGCCTGCGCGGCCACGCTCGGCGTCGAGCTGACGCTGCCCGGCGTCGCGCAGACGGTGATCCTCACGCGCTACGCGGGCAAGACCACGATGCCCGAGGGCGAGGCGCTTAGCGGGCTGGCCGCGCACCGCGCGACGCTCGCGATCCATCTCGGCGTGCGGCATCTGGCGAAGATTGTCGAGGAGGTGCGCCCGCATTACGGCGACGACTGCCCGATCGCCGTGATCTACCGCGCGAGCTGGCCCGACGAGACGCGCGTGACCGGCACGCTGGCCGACATCGTCGGCAAGATCGCGGCCACCGCGATCGAGCGCACGGCGCTGATCCTGATCGGCCGCGTGCTCGATACCGATCGGTTCGACGAATCGACGCTCTACGCCAAGGCTTGAGCCTTGCCGGGCGTGCCGCGGGACATCCGGCGGGAAGGGAAGGGCAGGACGCTGCGGCGCCGCGGACGCGCGAAGCGGCGGGAAGCGGCGGGAAGCGCCGCACCGCGCCGCCGGCATCGTGCCGGGCCGGCGCGACACCGGCCGGTCGCGCTCAGTCGCGCGCGGGGATCGTCAGGCCGCGCTGCACGGCCGGGCGCGCGAGGAACGCCTCGAGCGCGCGCCCGACGTTCGCGAAGCGCTCGAACTCGACCAGCTCGCGCGCCTCGTAGAAGCCCACCAGGTTGCGCACCCACGGGAACGTCGCGATGTCGGCGATCGTGTAGTCGGCGCCGACGATCCAGGCGTTCGACGCGAGCCGCGCCTCCAGCACGCCGAGCAGGCGCCTGGCCTCGCCGACGTAGCGGTCGCGCGGACGCTTGTCCTCGTACTCGCGCCCCGCAAACTTGTGGAAGAAGCCGAGCTGCCCGAACATCGGGCCGATGCCGCCCATCTGGAACATCAGCCACTGGATCGTTTCATAGCGGCCGGCCGCGTCGGCCGGGATCAGCTTGCCGGTCTTCTCGGCCAGATACAGCAGGATCGCGCCCGATTCGAACAGGCCGAGCGGCTGGCCGCCGGGGCCGTCCGGATCGATCAGCGCGGGGATCTTGTTGTTCGGGTTCAGCGAGAGGAACGCCGGGGAGAGCTGGTCGTTCGCGTCGAAACGCACCAGGTGCGGCTCGTAGGGCAGGCCGAGTTCTTCCAGCATGATCGACGCCTTGACGCCGTTCGGCGTGGGCAGCGAATAGAGCTGGATGCGGTCCGGATGCTGCGCCGGCCATTTCTTCGTGATCGGGAACGCGGACAGGTCGCTCATGGGGCGCTCGGTGTGAGTGAAGGGTGTCGCGATGGTATACGGAACCGCCGAACGCCGCCGGTTCCGTCCGGGGCGCCATGCCGACCGCGTCAAGCCGGGCGGGCGCGGGCCGCGAGACGCGAGAGACTGTCCGGTCCGCCCAGGCGCCGACGCGGTGCCGCTCTCTCAGAGCGCGCGCGGCATCGGCCGCCGTTCGCGCGGCGGGCGCCGCCGTGCGTGGCGCAGGCAGTGGTGGAGCGCGTCGGCGTGGCGGGCGCGGCCGAGGCGCCGCGCGGCGCGCGCGGCGGCCGTCGAGCCGTCGCGCAGCAGGCAGGGCGCGGCGTTCATGCCGTCGCCAGGCGCCATTCGGCGTGGCCCGCGTAGCGCTCGGAGACGACGCTCGCGACCGGCGCGTCCGGGCGCCCGGCGTTGACGCGAAAGCGCGCCACCGTCTCGTCGAGCTGGCGCCCCTGCGCTTCCAGCGACTTCGACGCGGCCGCCGCCTGCTCGACCAGCGCCGCGTTCTGCTGGGTGGTCTCGTCCATCTGCGTGATCGCCAGATTCACCTGCTCGATACCGCGGCTCTGCTCGGTCGAGGCCGCCGCGATCTCCTCCATGATGTTGGTCACGCGCGCCACCGCCTGGGTGACCTCGGTCATGGTGCGGCCCGCCTCGTCAGCCACCGCGGCGCCGTCATGCACCGTCTGCACCGAGGCGGCGATCAGGTCCTTGATCTCCTTGGCCGCCACCGACGAGCGCTGCGCGAGCGAACGCACCTCGCTCGCCACCACCGCGAAGCCGCGCCCCTGTTCGCCGGCGCGCGCCGCTTCCACGGCCGCGTTCAGCGCCAGGATGTTGGTCTGGAACGCGATGCCCTCGATGATGCCGGTGATGTCGGCGATCTTCGACGAGCGCTCGCCGATGTCGTTCATGGTGTGGACCACGCGGCCCACCGCATGGCTGCCGCGCTGCGCGACGTCCGAGGCGCTGCTGGCGAGCGCGCTGGCCTGGCGTGCGTTCTCGGCGTTGAGTCGCACCGTGGACGTGAACTGTTCCATGGTGGCGGCCGTTTCCTCCAGCGACGCGGCCTGTTCCTCGGTGCGCTCGCTCAGGTCGATGTTGCCCGCCGCGATCTCGCCGACCGCGGCGGCGATGCCCGAGCTGCCCTCGCGCACGCGGCTGACGATGCCGGCGAGCCGCGTGTTCATGGTGTCGAGCGCGTCGAGCAGGTCGCGCGTCTCGTCGTGGCCGCGCACCAGGATGTGGCTCGTCAGGTCGCCGTCGGCGACGGTGCGCGCCACCCGCACCGCGTCCGACAGCGGCCGCGTGATCGAGCGCGTGAGCCAGAGCCCGGCGCCGATCGCCAGCAGGGTCGCCGCGGCGCTGATCACGGCCATCAGGTTGCGCACGCTCGCGTAGCGCTCGGCGCCGGCCTGCGCGAGCCCGGCCTCGCGCTCGCGCGTGTAGGCTGCGTAGGCGTCGGTGGCCCGCACCAGCTCGGCCAGCAGCGGGCGGCACTCGTCGTCGATGGCGGTGGTGGCCTCGTCGCGCTTGCCCTGCAGCGCCAGGTCGACGATCCGCTGCGCGACCGGGCCGTAGCGGCGCTCCACCTCGGCGATGGTGGCGGCGAGCGCGCGGGCGCGGTCGGTGGCGTCGGGGGCGGCGGCCAGCATCGACTGCAACTGCGCGAGCCCGTGCTGCACGTCCGCATGCGCGCGCTGCACGTCGGCCTTTTCCAGCGCGACGTCGGCGGGCCGGGTCACCAGCACCAGGTTGCGTGCCGCGATGGCGCGGCGGTCCACCGCCGTGCGCACTTCCTCGGCCACGTTGGCGCGCGCATTGATGCCTTCGGTATAACTGGCGAACGCGTGATTGGTGTCCGATAGCGCATTCAGCGCGAATGCCGAAATGCCCACCACGACTGCCGCCAGCAAGCCGAAAGCACCAAGCAGTTTGGTCTTGATGCTCAGCCGCAGAATTTTCATGATTAACCTCTTGTAAGTAGGGTTCGAGACGAAAATCAGCGCGACGTCCGTTCGTCGTAGGTGCGTTAACGGGACGTTTGTTTTTTTCTTTACCTTCCCGAACCCCTATATCGTTGACCCGAATCACGAAAATCAGGTAGTCGCCATGAATCGCTTAATTGACGGGCATGAACGGCCCGTCCAGAAAGGGTTTGGCGGAATCTTTCATTTACATTTCATCGCTGAGGTGCTCTGGATCTTTTTGGTCTGTTTAAATGTGAACGACATGCGATCGCAGCGCCGCATATCGGCGTCCGCTTCGTCGGGATTGGTTTATTCACCAGTGAACGATCGATGCACGATGCAAACGATAAAACAATAGGGCGTTATGGAAAGTTTATTTGAAACACCCGATCGACCGGAATCGTTTTACGCGGAAGGCGAATCAACCATAGGATGCATCGCAAATGCCGCGGCGCGGCCGGCACGATTGACGAATGGCAACGGCGGCGGAAGGGAGCGGAAGGAAAAGCAGGAAGCGCGGGCGGCTCAGTCGCGCCCGGCGCGGCGCGCGGCCGTGTCGGCCGGCGCGAGCAGGCGGCCGGCCAGGCCGAGCGCGTCGTAGAGCAGCACCGCGAGCAACGCGACGATCACGCCGCCCTGCAGCACGAACGCGGTGTTGGAGGTCTGGAGCCCGGCGATGATCACGTCGCCGAGGCCCTTGGCGGCCACCGTCGAGCCGATCGTGGCGGTGCCGAGGTTGATCACCACCGCGAGCCGCACGCCGTTGACGATCACCGGCATGGCCAGCGGCAGCTCGATCGAGACGAGCCGCTGGCGCGCGCTCATGCCCATGCCGCGCGCGGCGTCGAGCGTGGCGGCCGGGATCGAGCCGAGGCCCGCCAGCGTGCTTTCGAACACCGGCAGCAGGCCGTACAGCGTCAGCGCGAGCAGCACCGGCGTGGCGCCGAAGCCCACGGCCGGCACCGCGAGCGCGAGCACGGCCACCGGCGGGAAGGTCTGGCCGAGGTTGGCGATGCTGCGCGCCACCGGCAGGAAATCGGCGCCGGCCGGGCGCGTGACGGCGATCCCGGCCGCGATCGCGAGCACCGAGCCGATCAGGCTCGACGCCGCCACCAGCGCGAGGTGCGCGAGCGTCAGGTCGATCAGGCTCGCGCGGTCGTAGATGGCGGGCGCGCCGTGCTCGGCGAGCGGCGCGAACAGCGGCTGCAGCCAGCCGGGCCGCGCGATCAGCACGAGCAGCGCGGCCAGCGCCGCGAGCCGTGCCGCGGCGGACACGGCGCGCGGGACGGTGCCGCCTGCCTTGCTGCCGCTGTTCTTGCCTCCAGGCGTGCCGCTCGCGAAGCTCATGCGCCGTGCCTCGCATGCGCGACCAGCGCGGCGAGCGTGATGCGGGTGGGGGCGGCTGGCGCGTCGGGCCGTGAACCGGGCTCGGCCCGCCCGCCGGCCGGCGCCACCGGCAGCGCGTCGACGCCGCGCCACAGCAGTTCGGACAGCGCGTCGCGCAGCGAGCGGTCGGCCTCGATCGGCGTGCCGCTCGCGTGGCCGGGCTCGGCCAGCCGCGAGACGGGGGTCAGCGCCAGCAACCGCAGCGGGCGCTCGGCGCCGGCCACCAGCTTCTCGACGAAGCCCGGCGCGGGCCGCGCGAGCAGCTGCGCGGGCGGGGCGGCCTGCAGCACGCGGCCGCCGTCCATCACCGCGATCTGGTCGCCGAGCCGCAGCGCCTCGTCCATGTCGTGCGTGACGAGCACGATCGTGATGCCGGTGCGGCGCTGCAGCGCCGCGAGGTCGTCCTGCGCCTTGCCGCGGATGATCGGGTCGAGCGCGCCGAACGGTTCGTCCATCAGCAGGATCGCCGGCTCGGCGGCCAGCGCCCGCGCCACGCCCACGCGCTGCTGCTGGCCGCCCGAGAGCTGGTGCGGCAGCTTGTGCCCGTAGATCGACGGATCGAGTTCGAACAGTTCCAGCAGTTCGTGGACGCGCGCCTCGATGCGCGCCTTCGGCCAGCCGGCCAGGGTCGGCACCGTGGCGATGTTGCGCGCCACCGTCCAGTGCGGAAACAGGCCGTGGCCCTGGATCACGTAGCCGATGCCGAGCCGCAGCGTCTCGCCGCGCACCGTGGCGGTATCGACGCCGTCGATGCGAATCGTGCCGCTGGTCGGCTCGATCAGCCGGTTGATCATGCGCATCAGCGTGGACTTGCCGCTGCCCGAGGCGCCGACCAGCGCCGTGACGGTGCCGGGCGCGATGGCGAGCGAGACGTCGTCGACGGCGACGAGCGGCCCGAAGCGACGCGTCACGCGTTCAATCTCGATCATCGGGAAGCACTCCGTTGGGTGGACTGGATGGCCGCGTCGAACACCACCGACACCATGAACGCGAGCGCGATGGTCGGCAGCGCGCCGAGCAGCACGAGGTCGGTGGCGGCCTGGCCGAGCCCCTGGAAGATGAAGGTGCCGAAGCCGCCGCCGCCGATCAGCGCGGCCACCGCGGTCAGCCCGACGTTCTGCACCAGCACGATGCGCAGCCCGGCGAGGATCACCGGCAGCGCCAGCACGAGTTCCACGCCGAATACGCGCTGGCGCGGCGTCATGCCCATCGCGGCGGCGGCCTCGACCACGCGCGCGTCGACGCCGTCGATCCCCACCACCACGCTCGACACGATCGGCAGCAACGCGTAAAGGAACAGCGCGACGAACGCGGGCGCCGGGCCGATCCCGCCGATGCCGAGCGCGGCGGCGAGCGGCAGGTGCGCGGCCAGCAGGCCGAGCGGCACCATCAGGATGCCGAACAGCGCGATGCTCGGGATGGTCTGCACCACGTTCAGCGCCGGCAGCAGCGTCGCGCGCCAGGCCGGGCGCTGCGCGCAGCCGATGCCCACCGGCAGCGCCACGGCGAACGCGGCGAACGTCGAGCCGGCCACCAGCGCGAGATGGCGGGCCGCCTCGTTCCAGAAGGTGTCGGCGCGCACCGCGTATTCCTGCATCACCGACAGGCCGTCCCACCAGCCGCTCGCGAGCGCGGCGGCGAGCGCCGCCAGCGCCACCGCCAGCGCGCCGAGGCGCTTGAGCGGGGCGAGCTCGAGCCGCGCCAGCGCGTCGGCGATCAGCACCGCGAACGCGAACAGCAGCAACCACGCGCCGGCCGCGGGCGAGACGCGCGCGATCGGCATCTCGCCGCCGAC
The genomic region above belongs to Burkholderia plantarii and contains:
- a CDS encoding cobalt-precorrin-6A reductase; its protein translation is MTSHDTPRAAMRVLLLGGTGDALKIARTLPASDVYSLAGLGRIPDDLACEVRVGGFGGADGLAAWLREAGIGLVADATHPYAARISANAAAACAATGTPYWALRRPAWAARDGDDWRLVRDWSGVAAAIAPFARPFFTLGREPLAHLDEIAAHQHWTVRCLDAHPGNARANVIAARGPFELSAERALFALLGVDVLVSKMSGGAATEAKLEVARERRIPVVMIERPTLPEAGRRFDDPAALADALAAWRAS
- the cobM gene encoding precorrin-4 C(11)-methyltransferase; the protein is MTVYFIGAGPGDPELITVKGQRLVRSCPVILYAGSLVPAAVLDGHRAETVVNTAELDLDAIVALLADAHAKGQDVARVHSGDPSLYGAIGEQIRRLRALGIPYEIVPGVTATAACAATLGVELTLPGVAQTVILTRYAGKTTMPEGEALSGLAAHRATLAIHLGVRHLAKIVEEVRPHYGDDCPIAVIYRASWPDETRVTGTLADIVGKIAATAIERTALILIGRVLDTDRFDESTLYAKA
- a CDS encoding glutathione S-transferase N-terminal domain-containing protein; translated protein: MSDLSAFPITKKWPAQHPDRIQLYSLPTPNGVKASIMLEELGLPYEPHLVRFDANDQLSPAFLSLNPNNKIPALIDPDGPGGQPLGLFESGAILLYLAEKTGKLIPADAAGRYETIQWLMFQMGGIGPMFGQLGFFHKFAGREYEDKRPRDRYVGEARRLLGVLEARLASNAWIVGADYTIADIATFPWVRNLVGFYEARELVEFERFANVGRALEAFLARPAVQRGLTIPARD
- a CDS encoding methyl-accepting chemotaxis protein, producing MKILRLSIKTKLLGAFGLLAAVVVGISAFALNALSDTNHAFASYTEGINARANVAEEVRTAVDRRAIAARNLVLVTRPADVALEKADVQRAHADVQHGLAQLQSMLAAAPDATDRARALAATIAEVERRYGPVAQRIVDLALQGKRDEATTAIDDECRPLLAELVRATDAYAAYTREREAGLAQAGAERYASVRNLMAVISAAATLLAIGAGLWLTRSITRPLSDAVRVARTVADGDLTSHILVRGHDETRDLLDALDTMNTRLAGIVSRVREGSSGIAAAVGEIAAGNIDLSERTEEQAASLEETAATMEQFTSTVRLNAENARQASALASSASDVAQRGSHAVGRVVHTMNDIGERSSKIADITGIIEGIAFQTNILALNAAVEAARAGEQGRGFAVVASEVRSLAQRSSVAAKEIKDLIAASVQTVHDGAAVADEAGRTMTEVTQAVARVTNIMEEIAAASTEQSRGIEQVNLAITQMDETTQQNAALVEQAAAASKSLEAQGRQLDETVARFRVNAGRPDAPVASVVSERYAGHAEWRLATA
- a CDS encoding ABC transporter permease, with product MSFASGTPGGKNSGSKAGGTVPRAVSAAARLAALAALLVLIARPGWLQPLFAPLAEHGAPAIYDRASLIDLTLAHLALVAASSLIGSVLAIAAGIAVTRPAGADFLPVARSIANLGQTFPPVAVLALAVPAVGFGATPVLLALTLYGLLPVFESTLAGLGSIPAATLDAARGMGMSARQRLVSIELPLAMPVIVNGVRLAVVINLGTATIGSTVAAKGLGDVIIAGLQTSNTAFVLQGGVIVALLAVLLYDALGLAGRLLAPADTAARRAGRD
- a CDS encoding ABC transporter ATP-binding protein codes for the protein MIEIERVTRRFGPLVAVDDVSLAIAPGTVTALVGASGSGKSTLMRMINRLIEPTSGTIRIDGVDTATVRGETLRLGIGYVIQGHGLFPHWTVARNIATVPTLAGWPKARIEARVHELLELFELDPSIYGHKLPHQLSGGQQQRVGVARALAAEPAILLMDEPFGALDPIIRGKAQDDLAALQRRTGITIVLVTHDMDEALRLGDQIAVMDGGRVLQAAPPAQLLARPAPGFVEKLVAGAERPLRLLALTPVSRLAEPGHASGTPIEADRSLRDALSELLWRGVDALPVAPAGGRAEPGSRPDAPAAPTRITLAALVAHARHGA
- a CDS encoding ABC transporter permease; protein product: MTDPAAPAAPSGRAGPRRHGGYVDRVGVLVALAGCGALALPFVTFRANRIVPGHGLALTDIFPAPLAMLALAGWLAAAAFALARTRPGWRAAAGTAALVWLGYWLGAAPARLVGGEMPIARVSPAAGAWLLLFAFAVLIADALARLELAPLKRLGALAVALAALAAALASGWWDGLSVMQEYAVRADTFWNEAARHLALVAGSTFAAFAVALPVGIGCAQRPAWRATLLPALNVVQTIPSIALFGILMVPLGLLAAHLPLAAALGIGGIGPAPAFVALFLYALLPIVSSVVVGIDGVDARVVEAAAAMGMTPRQRVFGVELVLALPVILAGLRIVLVQNVGLTAVAALIGGGGFGTFIFQGLGQAATDLVLLGALPTIALAFMVSVVFDAAIQSTQRSASR